A window from Pseudomonas moraviensis encodes these proteins:
- a CDS encoding ATP-grasp domain-containing protein — translation MKSNRPGVLILSHCGFSFLEDLKEELQRRQLRCFVLSSLPLPEHVPARLEQIQTWADRLYISDSHQLKQEDVSNALQTLRKSGEQVTCCISVWEGYRHLMAAANASLGTYDIDARQALALRNKLNVRNQLAEAGLSSAQAHALTAPVLDTLKASSQRYFIKPIHGIASYAAFPMRQDTDWQALEALRLASTEDTVYASAFHDGLQFMAEDYIPGQEFSFETLLVDGEMHVVAIHEKYEVTETADTVLEDSCTTPPASLDQAQIAAGLQWLEKVLGRMALKWGCYHVEARFTGQYWDLIEINPRVGGSLISHSVEAVTGGQSMLSLWIDLLLASQDDTSTRALLVQRLVDYGWRSDGTSTQSAATFFRVYFAKPGTLSSVTLNALPLAPVVQHILLKAGDVVPAHAREVFLGQLLWTFERADQAAQLHQLAQLSATALDIQYQPESP, via the coding sequence ATGAAGTCAAACCGACCCGGTGTTCTGATCCTGAGCCACTGCGGCTTTTCTTTCCTGGAAGACCTGAAGGAGGAGCTGCAGCGACGCCAGCTTCGCTGTTTCGTGCTGTCTTCATTGCCGCTTCCAGAACATGTGCCGGCCCGCCTGGAGCAGATCCAGACCTGGGCGGACCGGTTGTACATTTCCGACTCGCACCAGTTGAAGCAGGAGGATGTGAGCAATGCGCTCCAGACCCTGCGCAAGTCCGGTGAGCAGGTCACCTGCTGCATCAGCGTCTGGGAAGGTTACCGGCACTTGATGGCGGCAGCCAACGCATCACTCGGCACCTATGACATTGATGCCCGGCAGGCGCTGGCACTGCGCAACAAGCTCAATGTGCGCAACCAGCTTGCCGAGGCGGGCCTGTCCAGCGCCCAGGCCCATGCGCTGACCGCCCCTGTCCTCGACACACTGAAGGCCAGCAGCCAACGCTACTTCATCAAACCGATCCACGGCATCGCTTCCTATGCTGCATTTCCGATGCGCCAGGACACGGACTGGCAGGCGCTGGAGGCATTGCGTCTGGCCTCGACCGAAGACACCGTCTATGCCTCGGCATTCCACGACGGCCTGCAGTTCATGGCTGAAGATTACATCCCTGGCCAGGAATTCAGTTTCGAAACATTGTTGGTGGATGGCGAAATGCATGTCGTGGCCATTCACGAGAAATATGAAGTCACCGAGACCGCCGACACGGTGCTGGAAGACAGCTGCACCACCCCGCCAGCCAGCCTTGATCAGGCACAGATCGCGGCGGGCCTGCAATGGCTGGAGAAAGTGCTGGGGCGCATGGCGCTCAAATGGGGCTGCTACCACGTCGAAGCGCGGTTCACTGGCCAGTACTGGGACCTGATCGAGATCAACCCGCGGGTCGGTGGCAGCCTGATTTCCCACAGCGTCGAGGCCGTCACTGGCGGGCAAAGCATGCTGTCGCTGTGGATCGATCTGCTGTTGGCCAGTCAGGACGATACCTCGACCCGTGCGTTACTGGTGCAGCGACTGGTTGATTACGGCTGGCGCTCGGACGGCACGAGCACACAGTCGGCGGCGACTTTTTTTCGCGTGTATTTCGCCAAGCCGGGAACGCTGAGTTCCGTCACCTTGAACGCGTTACCGCTCGCACCGGTGGTTCAGCACATTCTGCTCAAGGCCGGCGACGTAGTGCCCGCGCATGCGCGTGAGGTGTTCCTCGGCCAGTTGCTGTGGACCTTCGAGCGCGCCGATCAGGCGGCGCAATTGCACCAACTGGCCCAACTCAGCGCCACGGCGCTGGACATTCAGTATCAGCCGGAAAGCCCTTGA